The following are from one region of the Corylus avellana chromosome ca1, CavTom2PMs-1.0 genome:
- the LOC132166451 gene encoding probable aspartic proteinase GIP2, which produces MASSFHQFLLLLCCSVWYLTHISQSQSSPLPNALLLPITKDATTLQYVTKILHGTPLVPVNLVVNLGGPLLWTDCSSRFASSSSRSIPSRSIKCSREKAHDLGTKRTTCPSSAQPCEVSTENGITRMATRGELVEDIVAVGSIAGSKATVDQFVFSCAPTFLLNGLASGAKGMMGLGRTPIALPSQISTALGTQQKFTICLSSSDGILVSDQGPHDSVFGPEISRSVTYTPLFSLQEHSIGVKSIKINGNRLSLNASLLSSNGGTKLSTIVPYTTMESTIYATFIKAYIQAAASMNMTRVASVAPFGLCFSSKGIDSKQLSLKVPAIDLVLQSEMVKWRILGRNSMVRVNDEVMCLGFLDGGLNPMTSIVLGGYQLEDIVLQFDLGTSMLGFSPSLLMWERSCSDFKFDSWPKYSL; this is translated from the coding sequence ATGGCTTCCTCTTTTCATcagttccttcttcttctctgttgCTCCGTCTGGTACCTTACCCACATATCTCAATCTCAGAGTTCCCCCTTACCAAATGCTCTGCTCCTCCCCATCACCAAAGATGCTAcaaccctccaatacgtgaccAAAATCCTTCACGGCACTCCACTTGTACCGGTCAACCTTGTAGTCAATCTCGGCGGTCCACTCCTCTGGACTGACTGCTCCTCCAGATTCGCCTCATCCTCTAGCCGTTCGATTCCCAGTCGCTCGATCAAATGCTCAAGAGAAAAAGCCCATGATCTTGGGACCAAGAGGACTACTTGCCCCTCTAGCGCCCAACCGTGCGAGGTTTCCACAGAAAACGGGATCACACGAATGGCCACACGGGGAGAACTTGTAGAAGACATCGTAGCCGTTGGGTCCATAGCCGGGTCAAAGGCGACCGTCGATCAATTCGTCTTCTCCTGCGCGCCCACGTTCTTGCTGAATGGCCTAGCAAGCGGCGCCAAAGGAATGATGGGCCTCGGAAGAACTCCCATTGCTCTGCCGTCACAAATATCCACGGCTCTAGGCACCCAACAGAAATTCACAATCTGCCTGTCATCATCGGACGGCATCCTAGTATCCGACCAAGGGCCCCACGACTCTGTTTTCGGCCCTGAAATTTCAAGGTCTGTAACGTACACACCCCTGTTCTCCTTACAAGAACACTCCATCGGCGTCAAATCCATCAAAATAAATGGCAACCGATTATCCCTCAACGCATCACTGCTATCCTCAAATGGGGGGACCAAATTAAGCACGATTGTCCCCTACACGACCATGGAGAGCACAATATACGCGACATTTATCAAAGCTTACATTCAAGCCGCTGCTTCAATGAATATGACAAGGGTGGCATCTGTGGCACCTTTTGGCCTTTGCTTCAGCTCAAAGGGCATCGACAGCAAGCAGCTGAGTTTAAAAGTGCCGGCTATTGACttggtgctgcagagtgagatgGTGAAGTGGAGGATATTGGGTAGAAATTCTATGGTCCGGGTAAACGACGAAGTGATGTGCTTGGGATTCTTGGATGGAGGTTTGAACCCAATGACTTCGATCGTGTTAGGGGGATATCAATTGGAGGACATCGTGCTACAGTTTGATTTGGGTACTTCTATGCTGGGATTTAGCCCGTCTCTGCTGATGTGGGAGAGATCTTGCTCCGACTTCAAATTTGACTCCTGGCCTAAATACTCTTTGTAA